The following coding sequences lie in one Nitrospirota bacterium genomic window:
- the rpmI gene encoding 50S ribosomal protein L35, producing the protein MPKLKTHRGAAKRFKITGTGKIKKRKAYKSHLLTGKSSKRTKQLRKADLINKADSDNIKKLLPYA; encoded by the coding sequence ATGCCAAAACTCAAAACCCATAGAGGTGCAGCAAAAAGATTCAAAATAACAGGGACAGGTAAGATTAAAAAGAGAAAGGCGTATAAAAGCCATCTGCTTACAGGTAAGTCGTCCAAAAGGACAAAGCAGCTTCGCAAGGCAGATTTGATTAATAAGGCCGATTCTGATAATATTAAAAAACTTTTACCATACGCGTAG